A DNA window from Verrucomicrobiota bacterium contains the following coding sequences:
- a CDS encoding prepilin-type N-terminal cleavage/methylation domain-containing protein has translation MKSLFAFILPPRNRERAGARAFTLIELLVVIAIIGILAGMLLPALAKAKEQAQRTKCINNMKQVLLSTHLYVNDNTDFMPYTSWSSGATKVPNWCYTRYRVATPADDRVNEGQLYQYHSVSNLYWCPLEKTNNAFFRQREMQVSSYVMNGAVSSYTTSPPGKPQYTTWKITEFRPDAMVFWEADERQPANYDNVASRPDEGVTQRHKNGVVMGMFGGQFEYMRYLKYYEEAGIGGFRGARPGRFWCNPATRTGE, from the coding sequence ATGAAATCGCTCTTTGCCTTCATCCTCCCGCCACGAAACCGAGAGCGTGCCGGAGCGCGCGCGTTCACGTTGATTGAGTTGCTCGTGGTCATTGCGATCATCGGCATCCTGGCCGGCATGCTTTTGCCCGCCCTGGCCAAGGCCAAGGAACAAGCGCAGCGCACCAAGTGCATCAATAACATGAAGCAGGTGCTGCTTTCCACTCACCTTTACGTCAACGACAACACCGATTTCATGCCGTACACGTCGTGGAGTTCCGGCGCGACCAAAGTGCCGAACTGGTGCTACACGCGCTACCGGGTCGCCACCCCCGCGGATGATCGAGTCAATGAAGGCCAGCTCTATCAGTATCACAGCGTGAGCAACCTGTATTGGTGCCCTCTGGAGAAGACGAACAACGCTTTCTTCCGGCAGCGCGAGATGCAGGTCAGCAGTTACGTGATGAATGGGGCGGTCTCCAGTTACACCACCAGTCCTCCCGGCAAGCCGCAATACACCACTTGGAAAATCACCGAGTTCAGACCGGATGCCATGGTCTTTTGGGAAGCGGACGAACGCCAGCCCGCCAATTACGACAACGTGGCCAGCCGGCCAGACGAAGGCGTCACCCAACGGCACAAGAACGGTGTCGTCATGGGCATGTTCGGCGGCCAGTTCGAATACATGAGATACCTCAAGTATTACGAAGAGGCCGGGATTGGAGGCTTCCGAGGCGCGCGCCCCGGCCGATTCTGGTGCAATCCCGCAACAAGAACCGGCGAGTAA